The Cupriavidus necator DNA window CGAGCCGGCATTGGCCTCCTGGGCGCCCGGCAGCATGGCCCCATCATAGGCCTTCGCCAGGCGGTAGCCCACATATACCTTGGCATCACTCACCGCATACGTGCCGGCCACGGAAACGCGTCGCAGGACCGGCGCCTGGTTTGAGGGCGTGCCGACGTGCGCATCGTCATAGGCCACGCCGAGCGCGAAGGGGCCGGAGGCATAGTTGACGAACGCGCCGAAATTGCGCCCGAATACGTTGCTGCCCGCCACTTCGCTGCCATTAGCCTGGAAGGAGTAGAAAGCCTGTGCGGTGAGTCTCCCGAACTTTCCGACATATTTGACGGCATTGTCTGCGCGCGCTCCAAATTCTGGAGCAATCGAGAGGATGCCGTAGCGGTCAGCAATCGCATTAGGATCGTAGATATTGCCGAATTCGCGCATGGCGGTCTGCTGCCGCCCGAACAGCAGTGAGCCATAGTGGCTATCCAGCCCCACATAGGCGCCGCGGCCGAACAGACGCCCGCCCTGGGCCGAATTGCCGGTATCGATGTCGAAGCCGCTTTCCAGATAAAAGACCGCCTTCAGCCCGCTGCCCAGATCCTCCACGCCACGCAGACCCCAACGCGAGCCAGACTGGTTCCCGGAAACCAGTCGCACGACACTGTCACCGTTGCGCCCAGCATTGTTGTTGAACTCGATACCAGCGTCGGCGATACCGAACAGCGTCACGCCGGACTGGGCAGACACGGCATTGGCTGCGACGGATGCGGCAACGACCGCAAGAATCTTTTTCATCTGACCTCTCATTTTGCTCATGGCAGACGTGCATGGCACTGCCATGCAGTGCCCGCAGATTAACCAACTACCGGCGGCCAATGCTTGCATACCCCGTCCATGCCGCGCGTAGCCACGGAACAAGCGTACATATCGACACAGGTCATTCCGCGGCACACGCACTTTGAAGCTGAATTGTATTGCTGTGTATCTGGATACGATGGACTATTGAGCGATGCTTTGTGCGAATGCCCACCGAATACGCTGTGATGGAAGGGAACGTGATCTGCGGCCTCACAAGAAGCTGTTGCGAAATCAGTTCATGCAGTGCTTTAGCCTGCTCCGGCAAATCAGTGAACAGGCAAGGGACAGGGAGGGTTCGAGGACATCGACATATCGTTCGTATCGAAGCTCTAGGCGTCTGAACGAGTGGAGCCAGTCGAGCGCTCCACGCTGATCCGCTATTCAGGAATTTGTAGCAAAAAGGCACCCCGTAGCCGGGGGACTAGCGGGGCGCTCAAGGCATTGC harbors:
- a CDS encoding porin, translated to MKKILAVVAASVAANAVSAQSGVTLFGIADAGIEFNNNAGRNGDSVVRLVSGNQSGSRWGLRGVEDLGSGLKAVFYLESGFDIDTGNSAQGGRLFGRGAYVGLDSHYGSLLFGRQQTAMREFGNIYDPNAIADRYGILSIAPEFGARADNAVKYVGKFGRLTAQAFYSFQANGSEVAGSNVFGRNFGAFVNYASGPFALGVAYDDAHVGTPSNQAPVLRRVSVAGTYAVSDAKVYVGYRLAKAYDGAMLPGAQEANAGSNLYWLGLAYKLTQAFSLTGTAYYQDFRQTGSDPWQFVLTGDYLLSKRTDLYASVSYALNKDNSALGVNGFNSGSGTSAVFNVQPGKNQAGAVMGVRHRF